A genomic window from Treponema maltophilum ATCC 51939 includes:
- a CDS encoding nitroreductase family protein — MIQKIICAVCAAAALVCVSCVKKVQAETKPEPRKNGIFSRITARVYDTRKQVSDADLRLILQAAFASPTADDSRSTEFIIVQDGNKITGLKEGNPYASQLNTAQTVIVVAINEKIIRHRDLAALDAGIAAQSIMVQAAELGYATVPMSIAPQTVRVANTRKVLNLPEYVTPHIMIVIGFAAPDALTSASTDYWNDSKIHKNGW; from the coding sequence ATGATACAAAAAATAATATGTGCCGTATGCGCTGCCGCGGCACTGGTATGTGTATCTTGCGTAAAAAAAGTGCAAGCCGAAACAAAACCTGAGCCGCGCAAAAACGGTATTTTCAGCCGAATAACCGCCCGCGTGTATGATACGAGAAAACAAGTAAGCGACGCCGATTTACGTTTGATTTTGCAGGCCGCTTTTGCATCTCCGACTGCGGATGATTCCCGTTCAACGGAATTTATTATCGTACAGGACGGCAATAAAATTACCGGCTTAAAAGAAGGCAATCCCTACGCAAGCCAGCTTAATACGGCACAAACGGTAATTGTCGTTGCAATCAACGAAAAGATAATTCGCCACCGTGATTTGGCTGCACTCGACGCGGGAATCGCCGCCCAAAGTATTATGGTGCAGGCGGCGGAACTCGGTTATGCGACGGTGCCGATGAGTATTGCTCCGCAGACGGTTCGAGTTGCAAATACACGGAAAGTGCTCAATCTTCCCGAATACGTAACGCCCCACATTATGATTGTTATCGGTTTTGCCGCGCCCGATGCTCTAACAAGCGCAAGCACCGATTATTGGAACGATTCAAAAATACATAAAAACGGATGGTAA
- a CDS encoding MATE family efflux transporter, translated as MTGSLLKKKDYLGPLSFYRVALSLALPVMAQNLIQSMVSLIDNFMVAGLGDIKMSGVNIAGQINFVFYVLLTTLCASGGIFMSQYNGAKDAAGMRQAFRFKIIITLAASIAYTIFCLANPKPVLALMVRGNRQSAEIVEQACIYMKTAAFTWIPIAIAVSIGSSMREIGRVRQPLVVSAIATFINTFFNWVFIYGNLGAPRLEVKGAAIATIIARASEALIFLIYIRKTKPPFFSYLRELFRVRFGFFVNVLSKSGMILVSEMSWVLTESVVTALYNSRGGAEIVSGMSAGFTVANLFFICFYGINASIGVIMGGTLGSNQLEKAKVQKTWLLNGAFLFGLSMGILGCFTTFLIPFVFLHLSEAARHVTRNMVFLNACYMPIWAYLNAQFTVSRTGGDVLMGAVTDGFVNFALVLPGIFLLTYFTSFGPVALYGIIKLTDFVKMTIAALWLKRELWVKNLAVQSEGEK; from the coding sequence ATGACCGGTTCGCTTTTGAAAAAAAAGGATTATCTGGGACCGCTTTCTTTTTATAGGGTTGCGCTTTCTTTGGCGCTTCCCGTCATGGCGCAGAATTTGATTCAAAGCATGGTGTCCCTTATCGATAATTTTATGGTCGCCGGCTTGGGCGACATAAAAATGTCGGGCGTAAATATTGCGGGCCAAATCAACTTCGTGTTTTATGTTCTCTTAACCACGCTGTGTGCATCCGGCGGAATTTTTATGTCGCAGTATAACGGCGCAAAAGATGCGGCCGGCATGCGCCAAGCTTTCCGATTTAAAATCATTATCACCTTGGCGGCATCGATCGCCTATACGATTTTTTGCCTTGCGAATCCCAAGCCCGTTTTGGCTTTAATGGTGCGGGGCAACCGCCAAAGCGCCGAAATCGTCGAGCAGGCGTGCATATATATGAAGACAGCCGCCTTTACGTGGATCCCGATTGCAATTGCCGTTTCGATCGGTTCGTCCATGCGCGAAATAGGCAGAGTGCGCCAACCGCTTGTCGTGTCGGCGATTGCGACTTTTATCAATACGTTTTTTAACTGGGTTTTTATTTACGGGAACTTGGGCGCTCCCCGCTTGGAAGTTAAGGGCGCCGCGATAGCGACGATTATTGCGCGTGCAAGCGAAGCGCTTATCTTTTTGATATATATCCGCAAAACAAAACCGCCGTTTTTTTCATATCTGCGCGAATTGTTCCGCGTGCGCTTCGGCTTTTTTGTCAACGTTTTGTCGAAGTCCGGAATGATTTTGGTGTCCGAGATGAGCTGGGTTCTCACCGAATCGGTTGTAACCGCCTTGTACAACAGCCGCGGCGGCGCCGAAATCGTGTCGGGTATGTCCGCGGGATTTACCGTTGCAAATCTGTTCTTTATTTGCTTTTACGGCATCAATGCTTCGATCGGCGTCATTATGGGCGGAACACTGGGATCGAATCAGCTTGAAAAAGCGAAGGTACAAAAAACATGGCTTTTAAACGGGGCTTTTTTATTTGGTTTGAGCATGGGCATTTTGGGATGTTTTACAACCTTTTTAATTCCCTTTGTGTTTTTGCATTTGAGCGAAGCCGCCCGGCATGTTACGCGGAATATGGTTTTTTTAAATGCGTGCTATATGCCGATTTGGGCTTATTTGAACGCGCAGTTTACCGTTTCGCGTACCGGAGGAGACGTTCTTATGGGCGCCGTTACGGACGGCTTTGTCAATTTTGCTTTGGTGCTGCCGGGAATATTTTTGCTCACATATTTTACTTCGTTCGGACCGGTCGCCCTGTACGGAATTATAAAACTGACCGACTTTGTCAAAATGACAATAGCCGCTTTATGGCTTAAGCGGGAATTATGGGTAAAGAATCTTGCGGTTCAAAGCGAAGGAGAAAAGTAG
- a CDS encoding GNAT family N-acetyltransferase — MNFVFRPYRRRDKKALCRIIAPTWRLDEYFPGIKNTERLCGFVVDMFRVQSDYTDVAVPAAEGGKTKASAGALVDGVPVGFLFADAPAKRSGVLGRLFYRAKKKTARAAFYVKIFFLWLAGFYGERAAVRKAFLSYCSVQKNILKDISFDAEILCLFVDASHQGSGLGRRLLSRFFEWSKRRKIRNFVLTTDTDCNYRFYDRSGFKRLKEQSGCLGIPQNTEPFSRIFVYGFSLSAGSGFSSAPTAEA; from the coding sequence ATGAATTTTGTTTTCCGGCCGTACCGAAGGCGCGATAAAAAAGCACTTTGCCGCATTATCGCACCGACATGGCGTCTTGACGAATATTTTCCCGGCATAAAAAATACCGAACGCTTGTGCGGCTTTGTTGTCGACATGTTCCGCGTACAAAGCGATTATACCGACGTCGCCGTGCCTGCGGCCGAAGGCGGGAAGACTAAAGCATCGGCGGGCGCTTTGGTTGACGGTGTGCCTGTAGGCTTTTTATTTGCCGATGCGCCTGCGAAAAGAAGCGGCGTTTTAGGGCGGCTGTTTTATCGCGCGAAAAAGAAGACGGCGCGTGCCGCTTTTTACGTAAAAATCTTTTTTTTGTGGCTTGCGGGTTTTTACGGGGAGCGCGCCGCCGTGCGCAAAGCTTTTTTATCGTATTGTTCCGTACAAAAAAATATTTTAAAAGATATTTCCTTTGATGCCGAAATCCTGTGTTTGTTCGTAGACGCCTCGCATCAAGGTTCGGGACTCGGCCGTCGGCTTCTTTCGCGATTTTTTGAATGGAGCAAAAGAAGAAAGATACGCAATTTCGTTTTAACGACCGATACCGACTGCAATTACCGCTTTTATGACCGCAGCGGTTTTAAGCGTCTAAAAGAGCAAAGCGGCTGTTTGGGCATACCGCAAAATACGGAGCCGTTTTCGCGTATTTTCGTGTACGGATTTTCCCTATCGGCCGGCAGCGGTTTTTCTTCCGCACCGACGGCTGAGGCTTGA
- the aroA gene encoding 3-phosphoshikimate 1-carboxyvinyltransferase, translated as MDARVRNSFLKGPIRVPGSKSHTIRAVIFAAMAEGVCEITNPLTGEDCRSAIGAVGLMGAQAECEGELWRIRGAGEKLHLPSDVVHVGNSGSVLYFLSPIAACFDGWSVFTGDESIRSRPVAHLADALGQAGAQVHISRPGSSAPPVLIRGPIKASHIRTDGRLSQYISGFMMAAPLLDGTTDIELTDPKETAYLVMTKNWLEKLDVPVTADKDMKHIRVQGPKRIQAFNTAIPSDWEAAAFPLTAVCIGSGEVSIEHIDTSGSQCDALIVPLLRSLGADIRLDRGTHALHIKGGARLSVEHFTSFCANETEEDRRGIGFSLCDYARMDDTDAGSTDAAGTLRINCSSFPDAVCALAVAACFTEGTIVLEDIGVCRSKETDRIRVMAEQLSSLGADICEGKDFLTIRGHSPITKDGLPNGAFTLHGGTVESKKDHRVAMSLMCLGLALKKGQELTVKDAECCSVSFPGFIEKMRSLGAFIS; from the coding sequence ATGGACGCACGCGTACGGAATTCTTTTTTAAAAGGCCCGATCCGGGTACCCGGCTCAAAAAGTCATACGATACGGGCCGTTATTTTCGCCGCAATGGCGGAAGGCGTGTGCGAGATTACAAATCCGCTCACCGGAGAAGACTGCCGGTCGGCAATCGGTGCCGTAGGCCTTATGGGCGCCCAGGCCGAATGTGAAGGCGAACTCTGGCGCATCCGCGGGGCGGGCGAAAAACTGCACTTGCCTTCCGACGTCGTTCACGTGGGCAACTCCGGCTCCGTGCTGTACTTTTTATCGCCGATAGCGGCCTGCTTCGACGGATGGTCGGTGTTTACCGGCGACGAATCGATCCGCAGCCGGCCGGTCGCTCATTTGGCGGACGCACTCGGTCAAGCCGGAGCGCAGGTTCACATAAGCCGTCCCGGCTCAAGCGCTCCTCCCGTACTTATACGCGGTCCGATCAAGGCTTCGCACATCCGTACCGACGGCAGACTTTCACAATACATAAGCGGCTTTATGATGGCCGCCCCGCTTTTGGACGGCACTACCGACATCGAGCTTACCGATCCGAAAGAAACGGCCTATCTTGTAATGACAAAAAACTGGCTCGAAAAACTCGACGTGCCGGTTACGGCCGACAAGGACATGAAGCATATCCGAGTGCAGGGTCCGAAACGCATTCAGGCGTTCAATACGGCAATACCGTCCGATTGGGAAGCCGCCGCCTTTCCGCTCACAGCCGTGTGCATAGGGTCAGGCGAGGTTTCGATCGAACATATAGACACGTCCGGCTCCCAATGCGACGCGCTCATTGTGCCGCTTTTGCGTTCTCTGGGGGCGGACATCCGGCTCGACCGCGGTACGCACGCGCTGCACATAAAAGGCGGCGCACGTTTAAGCGTCGAACACTTTACCTCTTTTTGCGCAAACGAAACGGAAGAAGACAGGCGCGGTATAGGCTTTTCGCTTTGCGATTATGCGCGTATGGACGATACGGACGCCGGCAGTACGGACGCTGCGGGAACCTTGCGTATAAACTGCTCGTCTTTTCCCGACGCCGTATGCGCTTTGGCAGTCGCCGCCTGCTTTACCGAAGGGACAATCGTCCTTGAAGACATAGGCGTATGCCGCAGCAAAGAAACCGACCGCATACGCGTTATGGCCGAACAGCTGAGTTCACTCGGCGCCGACATATGCGAAGGAAAAGATTTTTTAACGATACGCGGCCACTCTCCGATAACGAAAGACGGTTTGCCGAACGGCGCCTTTACGCTGCACGGCGGTACGGTTGAAAGCAAAAAAGACCATCGGGTTGCAATGTCTCTTATGTGTTTGGGTTTGGCGCTCAAAAAAGGCCAAGAGCTCACGGTAAAAGACGCCGAATGCTGTTCCGTTTCGTTTCCCGGCTTTATCGAAAAGATGCGCTCGCTCGGCGCTTTTATAAGCTGA
- a CDS encoding SlyX family protein encodes MEQGITEKDTAERFERLEIKLAYMEDFMRKIQDVTLEQGKAIEGLKAENKALRQKLAEMVEDRRDAPADARPPHY; translated from the coding sequence ATGGAACAGGGTATAACTGAAAAGGACACGGCGGAACGCTTTGAGCGGCTCGAAATAAAGCTTGCATACATGGAAGACTTTATGCGGAAGATTCAGGATGTTACGCTGGAACAGGGCAAAGCGATTGAAGGCTTGAAAGCCGAAAATAAAGCGCTCCGGCAAAAACTTGCCGAAATGGTCGAGGACCGGCGCGATGCCCCCGCCGACGCGCGCCCGCCGCACTATTAA
- a CDS encoding HAD family hydrolase — MDKNKPILAICYDFDKTLSPDDMQAQGYIQSIGYKVEEFWKESNKRAEDNEMDQNLAYMYMMVHKSRGKVLFTKKKLQEYGSKVTLFPGVDTWFDRINAYGDEKGVSVEHYIISSGLKEMIEGTPVAHKFKRIYASAFYYDDAGVAVWPAQAVNYTNKTQFLFRIEKGVLNVNDQNVNAYFKPDQYRVPFRNMIYIGDSETDIPCMKLVNIHGGHSVGVYNADTEDKSKVFRMLDENRIKYFAPADYTEDGKLEILVKQIIDRTVSNEILEKAHFECVAEKSEKTENKSKEEQLKDALINRLEGSMNFTNTHSVISQLVKIKSWSNVQKEKLLKIALKNYQVTYILKDEDVRRFYEPLCESGGSENAVKVREKLNLNS, encoded by the coding sequence ATGGATAAAAATAAACCGATTTTGGCAATTTGCTACGATTTCGATAAAACCTTGTCGCCCGATGATATGCAGGCACAGGGTTATATTCAATCCATAGGCTATAAAGTTGAGGAATTTTGGAAAGAATCCAATAAACGTGCCGAAGACAATGAAATGGACCAAAATCTTGCGTATATGTATATGATGGTGCACAAATCCAGAGGCAAGGTTCTTTTTACAAAAAAGAAATTACAGGAATACGGTTCCAAAGTTACGCTTTTTCCGGGCGTGGATACGTGGTTCGACAGAATAAATGCGTACGGGGACGAAAAAGGCGTAAGCGTTGAACATTACATCATATCATCGGGGCTCAAAGAAATGATTGAAGGAACGCCCGTCGCGCATAAATTCAAAAGAATTTATGCGAGCGCCTTTTACTACGACGACGCGGGCGTTGCGGTATGGCCGGCGCAAGCCGTAAATTATACGAATAAAACCCAGTTTTTATTCAGAATCGAAAAGGGCGTCTTGAATGTAAACGATCAAAATGTAAACGCATACTTCAAGCCCGATCAATACCGGGTGCCGTTCAGAAATATGATTTACATCGGCGACAGCGAAACGGACATTCCGTGTATGAAGCTCGTAAACATACACGGCGGGCATTCGGTCGGCGTTTACAATGCCGACACGGAAGACAAATCGAAAGTCTTCCGCATGCTCGACGAAAACAGAATTAAATATTTCGCTCCGGCGGATTACACGGAAGACGGCAAGTTGGAAATTCTTGTCAAGCAAATTATCGACCGCACCGTATCGAATGAAATTCTTGAAAAAGCGCATTTCGAATGCGTCGCCGAAAAGTCGGAAAAAACGGAAAACAAAAGCAAAGAAGAACAGCTGAAAGACGCTTTAATCAACCGGCTTGAAGGCAGCATGAATTTTACCAATACACATTCGGTAATTTCGCAACTGGTAAAAATCAAGTCATGGTCAAATGTGCAAAAAGAAAAGCTTTTGAAAATCGCCTTGAAGAATTATCAGGTCACTTATATTTTAAAAGACGAAGATGTACGCCGCTTTTACGAACCTTTGTGCGAAAGCGGCGGCAGCGAAAACGCAGTTAAGGTGCGCGAAAAGCTAAATTTGAATTCATAA